The Streptomyces sp. Je 1-332 genome has a window encoding:
- a CDS encoding pyridoxamine 5'-phosphate oxidase family protein, with product MPSKEPRTELDSRYSSAGATATPWADAVRQLKSAELFWISSVRPDGRPHVTPLPAVWLDGALHFCTGPEERKARNVADNPEVVLTTGVNRWDKGHDMVVEGTAVRITDEDRLRRLAAAWEEKYGRFWHYEVRDGCFHHGAGHAYVFEVAPRTAFGFGKGEPFSQTRWRFT from the coding sequence ATGCCGAGCAAGGAACCGCGTACGGAACTGGATTCCCGGTACAGCAGTGCCGGGGCGACCGCGACCCCGTGGGCGGACGCCGTGCGGCAGCTCAAGTCGGCCGAGCTCTTCTGGATCTCGTCCGTACGCCCCGACGGACGCCCGCACGTCACGCCGCTGCCCGCGGTCTGGCTGGACGGCGCCCTGCACTTCTGCACGGGCCCCGAGGAGCGCAAGGCACGGAACGTGGCGGACAACCCCGAGGTCGTGCTGACCACCGGCGTCAACCGCTGGGACAAGGGGCACGACATGGTCGTCGAGGGCACCGCGGTCCGGATCACCGACGAGGACAGGCTGCGGCGCCTCGCGGCGGCGTGGGAGGAGAAGTACGGCAGGTTCTGGCACTACGAGGTGCGGGACGGCTGCTTCCACCACGGGGCGGGCCACGCGTACGTCTTCGAGGTGGCGCCCCGCACCGCCTTCGGCTTCGGCAAGGGCGAGCCGTTCAGCCAGACGCGCTGGCGCTTCACGTGA
- a CDS encoding APC family permease produces MSVTTPTPPAETGPTLRGGSLGTADIAFFVVSAAAPLTVMAGVAPIAISLGGIGAPVGYLLAGITLAVFAVGFTAMSRHVRSGGAFYAYITRGLGRPAGIAAALLAMLGYNGMEIGVYGLLGTATQDTALALSGADIPWLPVSLAGLLLIWYAGYRSIDFGAKLLGVLLVAETGILVLLAGGVLIKGGGPEGLSLDGFAPGNVFVPGTAAVLAFAFAAFTGFESTVIYRREARDPDRTVPRATYIAVAFLGLFYAFVVWTVIQAFGDEAVVEAAGSDPAGLFFSAITTYVGGWAADLMHVLIVTSVLASLLAFHNAINRYGLALAEEGVLPKALGRVHGRHRSPYVAGAAQTALGAVVVIAFAAAGADPYDQLLLWVNTPGMIGLLALQLIAAVAVPFYFRRVSHQEGVLRTVVAPGVATVLLSVALVLVATHIDVFTGASPFVNAILVGVAPGVFVLGLALALWLRRRRPEVYEGFAAEPN; encoded by the coding sequence ATGTCCGTGACCACCCCGACCCCACCCGCCGAAACCGGCCCCACGCTCCGCGGCGGCTCCCTCGGCACCGCCGACATCGCCTTCTTCGTCGTCTCCGCAGCCGCCCCGCTCACCGTGATGGCGGGCGTCGCCCCCATCGCCATCTCCCTGGGCGGCATCGGCGCGCCCGTCGGCTATCTGCTCGCCGGGATCACGCTCGCCGTGTTCGCCGTCGGGTTCACCGCGATGAGCCGCCACGTCCGCAGCGGCGGCGCCTTCTACGCGTACATCACGCGCGGTCTCGGCCGCCCCGCCGGGATCGCCGCGGCGCTGCTCGCCATGCTGGGCTACAACGGCATGGAGATAGGCGTCTACGGTCTCCTCGGCACCGCCACGCAGGACACCGCCCTCGCCCTGTCCGGCGCGGACATTCCCTGGCTACCGGTGTCCCTCGCCGGGCTGCTCCTGATCTGGTACGCCGGATACCGCTCCATCGACTTCGGCGCGAAACTGCTCGGCGTGCTCCTCGTCGCCGAGACGGGCATCCTGGTGCTGCTCGCGGGCGGCGTCCTCATCAAGGGAGGCGGCCCGGAAGGGCTGAGCCTGGACGGCTTCGCCCCCGGCAACGTCTTCGTCCCCGGCACGGCCGCCGTACTCGCCTTCGCCTTCGCCGCGTTCACCGGCTTCGAGTCGACCGTCATCTACCGGCGTGAGGCACGCGATCCCGACCGTACGGTCCCGCGCGCGACGTACATCGCGGTGGCGTTCCTCGGGCTCTTCTACGCCTTCGTCGTCTGGACGGTGATCCAGGCCTTCGGCGACGAAGCGGTGGTGGAGGCGGCCGGCTCGGACCCGGCGGGCCTCTTCTTCTCCGCCATCACGACGTATGTGGGCGGCTGGGCAGCCGACTTGATGCACGTGCTGATCGTGACGAGCGTGCTGGCCTCGCTCCTCGCCTTCCACAACGCGATCAACCGGTACGGGCTCGCGCTCGCGGAGGAGGGGGTGTTGCCGAAGGCGCTCGGGCGTGTGCACGGGCGGCACCGGTCGCCGTATGTGGCGGGGGCTGCGCAGACGGCCCTCGGGGCCGTGGTGGTCATCGCCTTCGCGGCGGCGGGCGCGGATCCTTATGATCAGCTGCTGCTGTGGGTCAACACCCCTGGGATGATCGGTCTGTTGGCGCTTCAGCTGATCGCTGCGGTGGCGGTTCCTTTCTACTTCCGGCGCGTCAGCCACCAGGAGGGTGTGCTGCGGACGGTGGTCGCGCCGGGGGTGGCGACGGTGCTGCTGAGCGTGGCGCTGGTCCTGGTCGCCACGCACATCGACGTCTTCACCGGGGCGAGCCCCTTCGTCAACGCCATCCTGGTGGGGGTTGCTCCTGGTGTGTTCGTCCTCGGGCTGGCCCTGGCGCTGTGGCTGCGCCGCCGGAGACCGGAGGTGTACGAGGGCTTCGCGGCGGAACCGAACTGA
- a CDS encoding VOC family protein: MEYTLEVIPLPVSDVDRAMEFYRDKLGFHVDIDQEVMPGMRIVQLTPPGSGCSIALADTLWDTMDGPTPAPGSYQGLQLCVADAKTAHAELTARGLDVSEPVAHAPQDGGTFMYFKDPDGNGWAIQEYRVRATTSLRDAIVSAL, encoded by the coding sequence ATGGAATACACACTCGAGGTGATCCCGCTCCCCGTCAGTGACGTCGACCGGGCCATGGAGTTCTACCGCGACAAGCTGGGCTTCCACGTGGACATCGACCAGGAGGTCATGCCGGGCATGCGCATCGTCCAGCTGACCCCGCCGGGGTCCGGCTGTTCCATCGCCCTCGCCGACACCCTCTGGGACACGATGGACGGCCCGACCCCGGCCCCCGGTTCCTACCAGGGCCTGCAACTGTGCGTCGCCGACGCGAAGACCGCCCACGCCGAGCTGACCGCACGCGGCCTGGACGTCTCGGAGCCGGTGGCACACGCGCCGCAGGACGGCGGCACGTTCATGTACTTCAAGGACCCGGATGGCAATGGCTGGGCCATCCAGGAGTATCGCGTCCGGGCGACGACATCACTGCGGGACGCGATCGTCAGCGCCCTGTAG
- a CDS encoding DUF3105 domain-containing protein has protein sequence MGSAKNTSSSSRKARIDEMRRAERARDRRGRVITITLSAVVVAALVVGGVVLFQQADDDSGTAADGNAASKFETTADGEKVWDAKKLGRTHVTKDVSYAMTPPVGGDHDQAWMNCNGDVYQDEIPERHAVHSLEHGAVWVTYNEKAKAADLKKLEQKVKQTPYSLMSPVKDQKDPVMLTAWGHQRTVTGASDPKVASFFSTYVQGKQTPEPGAACTGGKAQ, from the coding sequence ATGGGTTCCGCCAAGAACACGAGTAGCTCCTCCCGCAAGGCCCGGATAGATGAGATGCGCCGGGCGGAGCGCGCACGCGACCGCCGTGGCCGCGTCATCACGATCACGCTGAGCGCGGTGGTGGTCGCCGCCCTCGTCGTGGGCGGTGTCGTCCTCTTCCAGCAGGCCGACGACGACTCCGGCACGGCCGCCGACGGGAACGCCGCGTCGAAGTTCGAGACGACCGCGGACGGCGAGAAGGTCTGGGACGCCAAGAAGCTGGGCCGTACGCACGTCACCAAGGACGTCAGTTACGCGATGACCCCGCCGGTGGGCGGCGACCACGACCAGGCGTGGATGAACTGCAACGGCGACGTCTACCAGGACGAGATCCCGGAACGCCATGCCGTGCACTCCCTGGAGCACGGCGCTGTCTGGGTGACGTACAACGAGAAGGCGAAGGCCGCTGACCTGAAGAAGCTGGAACAGAAGGTCAAGCAGACGCCGTACTCGCTGATGAGTCCGGTCAAGGACCAGAAGGATCCGGTCATGCTGACGGCCTGGGGCCACCAGCGCACGGTGACGGGCGCGTCCGACCCGAAGGTCGCCTCCTTCTTCTCCACGTACGTACAGGGCAAGCAGACCCCTGAGCCGGGGGCCGCCTGCACGGGTGGCAAGGCCCAGTGA
- a CDS encoding glutamine synthetase family protein has translation MDKQQEFVLRTLEERDIRFVRLWFTDVLGFLKSVAVAPAELEQAFDEGIGFDGSAIEGFARVYESDMIAKPDPSTFQVLPWRAEAPGTARMFCDILMPDGSPSFADPRFVLKRALAKTSDLGFTFYTHPEIEFFLLKDKPLDGSRPTPADNSGYFDHTPQNVGMDFRRQAITMLESMGISVEFSHHEGAPGQQEIDLRYADALSTADNIMTFRLVMKQVALEQGVQATFMPKPFSEHPGSGMHTHLSLFEGDRNAFYESGSEYQLSKVGRSFIAGLLKHAAEISAVTNQWVNSYKRIWGGSERTAGAGGEAPSYICWGHNNRSALIRVPMYKPGKTGSARVEVRSIDSGANPYLTYAVLLAAGLKGIEEGYELPPGADDDVWALSDAERRAMGIEPLPQNLGEAIALMERSELVAETLGEHVYDFFLRNKKQEWEEYRSEVTAFELRKNLPVL, from the coding sequence ATGGACAAGCAGCAGGAATTCGTGCTCCGGACACTGGAGGAGCGCGACATCCGGTTCGTACGCCTGTGGTTCACGGATGTCCTCGGCTTCCTGAAATCGGTCGCGGTGGCTCCGGCCGAGCTGGAGCAGGCCTTCGACGAGGGCATCGGCTTCGACGGCTCGGCGATCGAGGGATTCGCCCGGGTGTACGAGTCGGACATGATCGCCAAGCCTGACCCGTCGACGTTCCAGGTCCTGCCCTGGCGCGCGGAGGCCCCCGGCACCGCCCGCATGTTCTGCGACATCCTCATGCCGGACGGCTCCCCGTCCTTCGCGGACCCCCGTTTCGTCCTCAAGCGCGCCCTGGCGAAGACCTCCGACCTCGGGTTCACCTTCTACACCCACCCCGAGATCGAGTTCTTCCTCCTGAAGGACAAGCCGCTGGACGGCTCGCGGCCCACCCCCGCCGACAACTCCGGCTACTTCGACCACACCCCGCAGAACGTCGGGATGGACTTCCGCCGCCAGGCCATCACGATGCTCGAATCCATGGGCATCTCGGTCGAGTTCAGCCATCACGAGGGCGCGCCGGGCCAACAGGAGATCGACCTGCGGTACGCGGACGCGCTGTCCACGGCCGACAACATCATGACGTTCCGTCTGGTCATGAAGCAGGTGGCTCTCGAACAGGGCGTCCAGGCGACCTTCATGCCGAAACCGTTCTCCGAACACCCGGGCTCGGGCATGCACACGCACCTCTCCCTCTTCGAGGGCGACCGCAACGCCTTCTACGAGTCCGGCTCCGAGTACCAGCTCTCCAAGGTGGGCCGCTCCTTCATCGCCGGCCTCCTCAAGCACGCCGCCGAGATCTCCGCGGTCACCAACCAGTGGGTGAACTCCTACAAGCGCATCTGGGGCGGCTCGGAGCGCACGGCGGGCGCGGGGGGCGAGGCACCCTCGTACATCTGCTGGGGCCACAACAACCGCTCGGCGCTGATCCGCGTCCCGATGTACAAGCCCGGCAAGACCGGCTCGGCGAGGGTGGAGGTCCGCTCGATCGACTCGGGCGCGAACCCGTACCTGACGTACGCGGTACTGCTCGCCGCGGGCCTGAAGGGCATCGAGGAGGGCTACGAACTCCCGCCGGGCGCCGACGACGACGTCTGGGCCCTCTCGGACGCGGAACGCCGCGCGATGGGCATCGAGCCGCTGCCGCAGAACCTGGGCGAGGCGATTGCTCTGATGGAGCGGTCGGAACTGGTCGCCGAGACGCTCGGCGAGCATGTGTACGACTTCTTCCTGCGGAACAAGAAGCAGGAGTGGGAGGAGTACCGGAGTGAGGTCACGGCCTTCGAGCTGAGGAAGAACCTGCCGGTGTTGTAA
- a CDS encoding bifunctional [glutamine synthetase] adenylyltransferase/[glutamine synthetase]-adenylyl-L-tyrosine phosphorylase: MTVPQGRRSSTFTRLLRHGFTDPSAAERLLGAPELSAVRTDPVLLDALGAAADPDLALLGLVRLVEGQPDENGRRELLDTLVSAKPLRDRLLGVLGASEALADHLARHPRDWRALVTYELADLHPGVEEFERGLADATDPVSLRVSYRRCLLAIAARDVCGTTDLAEAAAELADLATATLRAALTMAEQAAPEDAAQCRLAVIAMGKCGGHELNYVSDVDVIFVGEPAEGPGGTDAADEGKAIQAATRLASHMMRICSETTVEGTIWPVDANLRPEGRNGPLVRTLSSHLVYYQRWAKTWEFQALLKARPVAGDLDLGQEYVDTLAPLVWQAAERENFVPDVQKMRRRVVENIPAGEVDRELKLGPGGLRDVEFAVQLLQLVHGRDDTSIRSGSTLAALEALAAGGYVGRVDAVQLDDAYRFLRSLEHRIQLFKMRRTHLIPEDDADLRRIGRSLGMRTEPITELNRALKRHTSVVRRLHEKLFYRPLLDAVAQLAPVETRLSTEAARERLVALGYHDPAAALRHLEALASGVTRKAAIQRTLLPVLLGWFADSADPDAGLLNFRKVSDALGKTPWYLRLLRDEGAAAENLARVLSAGRLAPDLLMRAPEAVALLGDQRGLEPRDHAHLEQEALAAVGRADGAEQAVTAARGVRRRELFRTTAADIIGSYGTEESPVAADPGALLDRVGDAVSDLTAVTIAGTLRAVVREGWGDTLPVRFAVIGMGRFGGHELGYGSDADVLFVHEPREGVGEHEAAKAASQVVSEMRRLLQLPSSDPPLLIDADLRPEGKSGPLVRTLASYEAYYRRWSLVWESQALLRAEPVAGDAELGRAFIDLVDPLRYPAEGLGDDAVREIRRLKARMEAERMPRGADPTLHTKLGRGGLSDVEWTVQLMQLTHGWVEPGLRTTRTREALAAACAAELIPTEDAAILDEAWVLAARVRNAVMLVRGRAGDTFPSDGRELAAVGRYLGYDPGHVGDMLDDYRRTTRRARAVMEERFYGA, from the coding sequence ATGACGGTGCCGCAAGGGCGCAGAAGCAGTACGTTCACGCGGCTGCTGCGGCATGGCTTCACGGATCCGTCCGCCGCCGAGCGGCTCCTGGGCGCCCCCGAGCTGTCCGCGGTGCGGACCGACCCGGTGCTTCTGGACGCCCTCGGCGCCGCCGCCGACCCGGACCTGGCGCTCCTCGGCCTCGTACGCCTGGTCGAGGGGCAGCCCGATGAGAACGGCCGCCGGGAGCTGCTCGACACCCTGGTCAGCGCCAAGCCGCTGCGCGACCGGCTGCTCGGCGTGCTCGGCGCCTCCGAGGCCCTCGCCGACCACCTGGCCAGGCACCCCCGCGACTGGCGGGCCCTGGTCACCTACGAGCTGGCCGACCTGCACCCCGGCGTCGAGGAGTTCGAGCGCGGCCTCGCCGACGCCACCGACCCGGTCTCGCTGCGCGTCTCCTACCGCCGCTGCCTGCTCGCCATAGCGGCCCGGGACGTCTGCGGCACGACGGACCTGGCCGAGGCCGCCGCCGAGCTCGCGGACCTGGCGACGGCGACCCTGCGTGCCGCGCTCACCATGGCCGAGCAGGCGGCGCCCGAGGACGCCGCGCAGTGCAGGCTCGCCGTCATCGCGATGGGCAAGTGCGGTGGCCACGAGCTGAATTACGTGTCGGACGTCGACGTCATCTTCGTCGGCGAGCCCGCGGAGGGTCCGGGCGGCACGGACGCCGCCGACGAGGGCAAGGCGATCCAGGCCGCCACCCGGCTCGCCTCGCACATGATGCGGATCTGCTCGGAGACGACGGTCGAGGGCACGATCTGGCCGGTCGACGCCAACCTCCGCCCGGAGGGCCGCAACGGCCCCCTCGTGCGCACCCTCAGCAGCCACCTCGTCTACTACCAACGCTGGGCCAAGACCTGGGAGTTCCAGGCGCTGCTCAAGGCCCGCCCGGTGGCCGGGGACCTGGACCTCGGCCAGGAGTACGTGGACACTCTCGCGCCCCTCGTCTGGCAGGCGGCCGAGCGCGAGAACTTCGTGCCCGACGTGCAGAAGATGCGCCGCCGCGTCGTGGAGAACATCCCTGCGGGCGAGGTCGACCGCGAGCTGAAACTGGGTCCCGGCGGGCTGCGGGACGTCGAATTCGCCGTACAGCTCCTGCAGTTGGTGCACGGGCGCGACGACACCTCGATCCGCAGCGGCTCGACCCTCGCGGCCCTGGAGGCGCTCGCGGCCGGCGGCTATGTGGGGCGCGTGGACGCGGTACAGCTCGACGACGCCTACCGCTTCCTGCGCTCCCTGGAGCACCGCATCCAGCTGTTCAAGATGCGGCGTACCCACCTGATCCCCGAGGACGACGCCGACCTGCGGCGCATCGGCCGCTCCCTGGGCATGCGCACGGAGCCGATCACCGAGCTGAACCGCGCGCTGAAGCGGCACACCTCGGTCGTGCGCCGCCTGCACGAGAAGCTGTTCTACCGCCCGCTCCTCGATGCCGTGGCTCAACTTGCCCCCGTAGAGACCCGGTTGAGCACCGAAGCGGCGCGCGAACGCCTGGTGGCCCTCGGCTACCACGACCCCGCCGCAGCCCTGCGCCACCTGGAGGCCCTCGCGTCCGGCGTCACCCGCAAGGCGGCGATCCAGCGCACCCTGCTCCCCGTACTCCTCGGCTGGTTCGCGGACTCGGCGGACCCCGACGCGGGCCTCCTGAACTTCCGCAAGGTGTCGGACGCCCTGGGCAAGACTCCTTGGTATCTCAGGCTCCTGCGCGACGAGGGCGCGGCGGCCGAGAACCTCGCCCGCGTCCTGTCCGCGGGACGCCTGGCCCCCGACCTCCTCATGCGCGCCCCCGAAGCGGTGGCCCTGCTCGGCGACCAGCGCGGCCTCGAACCGCGCGACCACGCCCATCTGGAGCAGGAGGCCCTGGCCGCGGTGGGCCGCGCGGACGGCGCCGAACAGGCCGTGACGGCGGCGCGAGGCGTCCGCCGCCGCGAGCTGTTCCGCACGACGGCGGCCGACATCATCGGCTCGTACGGCACCGAGGAGAGCCCCGTGGCGGCCGATCCCGGCGCGCTGCTCGACCGCGTGGGCGACGCGGTCTCCGACCTCACGGCGGTCACGATCGCCGGGACGCTGCGCGCGGTGGTCCGCGAAGGCTGGGGCGACACGCTGCCGGTGCGGTTCGCGGTGATCGGCATGGGCCGCTTCGGCGGCCACGAACTGGGCTACGGCTCGGACGCGGACGTCCTCTTCGTCCACGAGCCGCGCGAGGGCGTCGGCGAGCACGAGGCGGCGAAGGCGGCCTCGCAGGTGGTCTCCGAGATGCGAAGGCTCCTCCAACTGCCCAGCTCCGACCCGCCGTTGCTGATCGACGCGGATCTGCGCCCGGAGGGCAAGAGCGGCCCGCTGGTGCGGACCCTCGCCTCGTACGAGGCCTACTACCGCCGCTGGTCACTGGTCTGGGAGTCCCAGGCGCTGCTCCGTGCCGAACCGGTCGCCGGTGACGCGGAGTTGGGCCGCGCCTTCATCGACCTCGTGGACCCGCTGCGTTACCCGGCGGAGGGCCTCGGCGACGACGCCGTCCGCGAGATCCGCCGCCTGAAGGCACGCATGGAGGCGGAGCGGATGCCGCGCGGCGCCGATCCCACCCTGCACACCAAGCTGGGCCGCGGCGGTCTCTCGGACGTCGAATGGACCGTCCAGCTCATGCAGTTGACCCACGGGTGGGTCGAACCGGGCCTGCGCACGACCCGCACCCGCGAGGCGCTCGCCGCGGCCTGCGCGGCCGAGCTGATCCCGACCGAGGACGCGGCGATCCTGGACGAGGCGTGGGTCCTTGCCGCGCGTGTGCGCAACGCGGTGATGCTGGTGCGCGGCAGGGCCGGTGACACGTTCCCCTCGGACGGCCGTGAACTCGCCGCGGTGGGACGCTACTTGGGATACGACCCCGGTCACGTGGGGGACATGCTGGACGACTACCGGCGGACCACGCGCAGGGCGCGGGCCGTGATGGAGGAGCGGTTCTACGGGGCGTAG
- a CDS encoding TetR/AcrR family transcriptional regulator C-terminal domain-containing protein has product MGRPRTPLLDRERITTTALALVDEKGDFSVPQVAKRLGAQTGSVYHHVDGRDGIVELLRERVCEAIDPGTLDPRRPWDASMSAWARSYRAAFAAHPRVIPLLMTSPVRAPRVLEQYECAVTLLLDAGFGLADVMPVIISLENLVLGSALDLAAPEAMWELPDEASTPALARALDATPPGRADRAFELALTGFLAHARTLLGHRGPYAP; this is encoded by the coding sequence ATGGGACGGCCGCGCACACCCCTGCTCGACCGGGAGCGCATCACCACCACCGCGCTCGCCCTCGTCGACGAGAAGGGCGACTTCAGCGTCCCGCAGGTCGCCAAGCGCCTGGGCGCGCAGACCGGTTCCGTCTATCACCACGTGGACGGCCGGGACGGCATCGTGGAACTGCTGCGCGAGCGCGTGTGCGAGGCGATCGATCCCGGCACCCTCGACCCGCGTCGCCCCTGGGACGCGTCGATGTCCGCCTGGGCCCGCTCCTACCGCGCCGCCTTCGCGGCCCACCCCAGGGTCATCCCGCTCCTGATGACCTCACCGGTGCGCGCGCCCCGCGTGCTCGAACAGTACGAGTGCGCGGTGACGCTCTTGCTCGACGCGGGGTTCGGGCTCGCCGACGTCATGCCGGTGATCATCTCCCTGGAGAACCTGGTGCTCGGCTCGGCCCTTGACCTGGCGGCGCCCGAGGCCATGTGGGAGCTGCCGGACGAGGCGTCGACGCCCGCCCTCGCGCGGGCCCTTGACGCGACGCCCCCGGGCCGGGCCGACCGCGCCTTCGAGCTGGCGCTCACGGGGTTCCTCGCCCATGCGCGGACCCTGCTCGGGCACCGGGGGCCCTACGCCCCGTAG
- a CDS encoding DUF305 domain-containing protein: MRRRTCWVVGAVATAVVAGGGITVAVASSDGSSSASVPSTESADAGFARDMATHHQQAVEMSYIVRDRTKDEEIRRLAYDIAQTQANQRGMLLGWLDLWELPKVPESAPMEWMGMGDMPPGEDGALMPGMATNTELKQLGKLPGRAAEVRYLQLMIKHHKGGVHMAEGCVDRCEVGAEVRLARGMVASQESEIELMTGLLKARGAKP, from the coding sequence GTGAGGCGGCGTACCTGCTGGGTGGTCGGGGCCGTCGCGACGGCTGTCGTGGCCGGCGGCGGCATCACCGTCGCGGTCGCCTCGTCGGACGGCTCGTCCTCCGCGTCCGTCCCCTCCACGGAGTCGGCCGACGCGGGCTTCGCCCGTGACATGGCGACACATCACCAGCAGGCCGTGGAGATGTCGTACATCGTGCGCGACCGCACGAAGGACGAGGAGATCCGCCGCCTCGCGTACGACATCGCCCAGACCCAGGCGAACCAGCGGGGCATGCTGCTCGGCTGGCTCGACCTGTGGGAGCTGCCGAAGGTGCCCGAGAGCGCTCCGATGGAGTGGATGGGCATGGGCGACATGCCGCCGGGCGAGGACGGCGCCCTGATGCCGGGGATGGCGACGAACACCGAGCTCAAGCAGCTCGGAAAGCTGCCGGGGCGGGCTGCTGAGGTGCGCTATCTGCAGCTGATGATCAAACACCACAAGGGCGGGGTCCATATGGCCGAGGGGTGCGTCGACCGATGCGAGGTGGGGGCTGAGGTGCGGCTCGCGCGGGGGATGGTGGCGTCGCAGGAGTCGGAGATCGAGCTGATGACGGGCTTGCTGAAGGCGCGGGGCGCCAAGCCGTAG
- a CDS encoding VOC family protein: MDWTLEVVTIPVADMDRAKDFYEHKCGFKADLDSTVAPGVRIIQFTPPGSRCSFAMMTGMPPAPGTSEMTPGSQHGLQLCVTDIVAARAELAERGVDVTPVLHVGPDGWAEGTGETWNGFCFFKDPDGNGWAVQEAPSPLSER, translated from the coding sequence ATGGACTGGACACTGGAAGTGGTGACGATCCCTGTCGCCGACATGGACCGCGCCAAGGACTTCTACGAGCACAAGTGCGGCTTCAAGGCGGACCTGGACAGCACGGTCGCCCCCGGCGTGCGCATCATCCAGTTCACCCCGCCCGGCTCACGCTGCTCGTTCGCCATGATGACCGGCATGCCGCCCGCTCCCGGCACCTCGGAGATGACGCCGGGCTCGCAGCACGGCCTGCAGCTGTGCGTCACGGACATCGTGGCCGCGCGGGCCGAGCTGGCGGAGCGCGGCGTGGACGTGACACCCGTACTGCACGTGGGCCCCGACGGCTGGGCCGAGGGAACGGGTGAAACCTGGAACGGCTTCTGCTTCTTCAAGGATCCGGACGGCAACGGCTGGGCGGTGCAGGAGGCCCCGAGTCCGCTTTCGGAGCGGTGA
- a CDS encoding hydroxyacid dehydrogenase yields MSADVADRVFAPDLRERLARSVELAPDLLTGSLSGADARAVLADTQILVTGWNCPPISAEILAHAPRLRALVHAAGSVKPVVTDALWERGVVVSSAADANAGPVVAYTLAAITFAAKGALSTAAGYAAGWPPFTERTGADARTVGIIGASRIGRGVIAGLRASDARLRVLLTDPYVTREEAAGLGVELVDLSELCRSSSIVSVHAPQLTETRGMVSEEMLKLIPDGGTVINTARGSLVDTEALARECGAGRLDAFLDVTDPEPLPPGHPLLTLPNVLVTPHVAGAQGSEVRRLGEFAVGEVERFVRGEELRGRLLREELLRVA; encoded by the coding sequence ATGAGCGCCGACGTGGCGGACCGGGTGTTCGCCCCCGACCTCAGGGAACGGCTCGCCCGGAGCGTGGAGTTGGCGCCCGACCTGCTCACCGGCTCGCTCTCCGGGGCGGACGCGCGCGCGGTGCTCGCCGACACGCAGATCCTGGTCACCGGCTGGAACTGCCCGCCCATCTCGGCGGAGATCCTCGCTCACGCCCCTCGGCTCCGGGCCCTCGTGCATGCGGCCGGATCGGTGAAACCCGTGGTCACGGACGCCCTGTGGGAGCGGGGCGTGGTGGTCTCGTCGGCGGCCGACGCCAACGCCGGGCCCGTCGTGGCCTACACGCTCGCCGCGATCACCTTCGCGGCGAAGGGCGCGCTGTCGACCGCGGCGGGCTACGCCGCCGGGTGGCCGCCCTTCACCGAACGGACGGGCGCCGACGCCCGCACCGTCGGCATCATCGGCGCGTCCCGCATCGGCCGCGGGGTCATCGCCGGGCTGCGCGCGTCCGACGCCAGGCTGCGCGTGCTGCTCACCGATCCGTACGTCACGAGGGAGGAGGCTGCGGGGCTCGGCGTGGAGCTCGTCGACCTCTCGGAACTGTGCCGGAGCAGTTCGATCGTCAGCGTCCACGCGCCCCAACTCACCGAGACGCGGGGCATGGTGAGCGAGGAGATGCTGAAACTGATCCCCGACGGGGGCACCGTCATCAACACCGCGCGCGGCTCACTGGTCGACACGGAGGCGCTGGCCCGGGAGTGCGGGGCGGGCCGCCTCGACGCCTTCCTGGACGTCACGGACCCGGAGCCGCTGCCGCCCGGCCACCCCCTGCTCACGCTCCCGAACGTCCTCGTCACCCCGCATGTCGCGGGGGCGCAGGGCAGCGAGGTGCGCAGGCTCGGGGAGTTCGCGGTGGGGGAGGTGGAGAGGTTCGTGCGGGGGGAGGAGCTGCGGGGGCGGTTGCTGCGGGAGGAGTTGCTGCGGGTGGCGTAG